The following coding sequences lie in one Myxococcus virescens genomic window:
- a CDS encoding DEAD/DEAH box helicase: MGPGQRVISELSILEKALSKTDFGAEKAPLQAIVRSLRPMRLKSLDDLDLNTRGRLITTLLRVQRQPKPAAPEAPAAAEAAAPAEAPAPVEAAAPAEGEAPAEGGAPAEAPATAEGEAAAPAEAAAPAEAAAPAVDPAREKFDAWTDVIFLVGQAWRAAGDAERAEAAFAASGRQPGPEVEEPVAAPRSEERRERGERPERGERRERGPRPERGERVASGERRERPERRERPARGERPERGERPLPELTGTWDEQAKQLETMGRTRDAGRLHERNNSFAEAARLFEAGGDLKSALRNALAGSDNDTARRLVGTLPPDQLAPTLEKAGAYELLMEHFVGKGDFENVARLYERARQFDQAALAYERSGKLTLARKSYERARDIASANRIRGLEVKSLVERGDRLGAATLLAAVGQRREAVEVLSPLPPPKAFHFMQRLKLDDEAKELAQKELARAEQEQKPAGRARWLELLGDIAAAAEAWEGAGRKDKALPLHEKLGNLPRAAQLAEELQQRDKALALYTQLNDSAGVERAKALPETTAPAQAPAADAADGSEGGEGGETPPDAPSAG; encoded by the coding sequence GTGGGCCCTGGTCAGCGTGTCATCTCCGAGCTGAGCATCCTGGAGAAGGCGCTCTCCAAGACGGATTTCGGGGCGGAGAAGGCGCCGCTGCAGGCCATTGTCCGCTCGCTTCGGCCCATGCGGCTGAAGTCGCTGGACGACCTGGACCTGAACACGCGTGGCCGCCTCATCACCACGCTGCTGCGCGTGCAGCGTCAGCCGAAGCCGGCTGCTCCCGAGGCGCCCGCCGCCGCGGAGGCCGCTGCTCCCGCCGAGGCGCCGGCTCCCGTGGAGGCCGCCGCGCCCGCCGAGGGTGAGGCTCCCGCCGAGGGTGGGGCGCCCGCCGAGGCACCAGCCACCGCCGAGGGGGAGGCCGCCGCGCCCGCCGAGGCTGCTGCTCCCGCCGAGGCTGCTGCTCCCGCCGTGGACCCGGCGCGGGAGAAGTTCGATGCGTGGACGGACGTCATCTTCCTCGTCGGTCAGGCCTGGCGTGCCGCGGGTGATGCCGAGCGCGCGGAGGCGGCCTTCGCGGCCAGCGGCCGTCAGCCCGGTCCCGAGGTCGAGGAGCCCGTCGCGGCGCCTCGCTCCGAGGAGCGCCGTGAGCGGGGCGAGCGTCCCGAGCGTGGGGAGCGCCGTGAGCGTGGCCCTCGGCCCGAGCGCGGTGAGCGTGTCGCTTCGGGTGAGCGCCGGGAGCGTCCGGAGCGCCGCGAGCGTCCTGCCCGGGGTGAGCGTCCGGAGCGTGGCGAGCGTCCACTGCCGGAGCTGACGGGCACCTGGGACGAGCAGGCGAAGCAGCTCGAGACCATGGGCCGTACCCGCGACGCGGGCCGGCTGCACGAGCGCAACAACTCCTTCGCGGAGGCGGCTCGCCTCTTCGAGGCGGGTGGCGACCTCAAGAGCGCCCTGCGCAACGCCCTGGCCGGGAGCGACAACGACACGGCCCGCCGTCTGGTGGGTACGCTGCCGCCGGATCAGCTCGCGCCCACGCTGGAGAAGGCCGGCGCCTACGAACTCCTCATGGAGCACTTCGTCGGCAAGGGTGACTTCGAGAACGTGGCCCGCCTCTATGAGCGCGCCCGTCAGTTCGACCAGGCGGCGCTCGCCTACGAGCGCTCCGGGAAGCTCACCCTGGCGCGCAAGTCGTACGAGCGCGCTCGGGACATCGCCAGCGCCAACCGCATCCGTGGGCTCGAGGTGAAGAGCCTGGTGGAGCGGGGGGACCGGCTCGGTGCCGCCACCCTGCTGGCGGCCGTGGGCCAGCGCCGCGAGGCGGTGGAGGTCCTCAGCCCGCTGCCTCCGCCCAAGGCCTTCCACTTCATGCAGCGTCTGAAGCTGGACGACGAGGCGAAGGAGCTGGCGCAGAAGGAACTGGCCCGGGCCGAGCAGGAGCAGAAGCCGGCCGGCCGCGCCCGGTGGCTGGAGCTGCTGGGTGACATCGCCGCCGCCGCCGAGGCGTGGGAGGGCGCTGGCCGCAAGGACAAGGCGCTCCCGCTCCACGAGAAGCTTGGCAACCTGCCTCGCGCCGCTCAGCTCGCGGAGGAGCTGCAGCAGCGTGACAAGGCCCTTGCCCTCTACACCCAGCTGAACGACAGCGCGGGTGTGGAGCGTGCGAAGGCGCTTCCGGAGACGACCGCACCTGCCCAGGCCCCCGCGGCGGATGCGGCGGACGGAAGCGAGGGTGGCGAAGGTGGCGAGACGCCGCCGGACGCTCCCTCGGCCGGGTAG
- the cglE gene encoding adventurous gliding motility protein CglE, translated as MKALASLALCASFVLPTVASAQQPTTAQGDRPAVTFDEIERGIYFAVLGGPLFITNPPAAEGTPRPFSSGPMAQVEVGVDLGEHVSVGLFLMGSSVRTGAQYVGNSGGAVSGDFSTLIPGAVLRARLVGFADSQEVKRTWFYLRAGAGYAMFSPQRLLPDSDILVFAGPGVEYYTRLRHFSVGLEVTGQYLVSGGSFGFAVAPNIRYAF; from the coding sequence GCGCCCAGCAGCCCACCACTGCCCAGGGCGACCGCCCGGCTGTCACGTTCGATGAAATCGAGCGAGGCATCTACTTCGCGGTGCTCGGTGGTCCCCTGTTCATCACCAACCCGCCGGCGGCCGAAGGCACGCCGCGTCCGTTCTCCTCCGGGCCCATGGCGCAGGTGGAGGTGGGCGTGGACCTGGGCGAGCACGTATCCGTCGGCTTGTTCCTCATGGGATCGAGCGTGCGGACGGGCGCTCAGTACGTGGGCAACTCCGGCGGCGCGGTGTCGGGTGACTTCTCCACCCTGATCCCCGGCGCGGTGTTGCGTGCTCGCCTGGTGGGGTTCGCTGACAGTCAGGAAGTGAAGCGCACCTGGTTCTATCTCCGTGCAGGTGCTGGCTATGCGATGTTCTCGCCGCAGCGGCTCCTCCCCGATTCCGACATTCTTGTGTTTGCCGGGCCCGGAGTGGAGTACTACACACGGCTGCGCCACTTTTCCGTAGGGCTCGAGGTGACGGGGCAGTACCTCGTCTCCGGGGGCTCGTTCGGGTTCGCGGTGGCGCCGAACATTCGCTACGCGTTCTAG